From Xiphophorus hellerii strain 12219 chromosome 6, Xiphophorus_hellerii-4.1, whole genome shotgun sequence, the proteins below share one genomic window:
- the LOC116720941 gene encoding gastrula zinc finger protein XlCGF57.1-like, whose product MSVLSSSSSSSSSEPRPDRFPQQEPEPLRVKEEWVEIQVGEEEREVLKQEVELPEAGGSDQNRVHPGELLRTEPEPLPGHDELEPKDPKPPEIKEEEEEPEQMKDQQEEEEQLVLKLRPELPHQHSRQDVEVLPDQDRNCSQDQEEPEPLQPGRNNGSIPQPKTKNREPPASCLQCGKTFTRKSTMLDHLRTHTGEKPHSCGHCGKSFSRKGNLLVHMRSHTGEKPCVCSVCGKGFRQRSNLMVHIRTHTGEKPYCCSECGKSFRQRGCLVCHMKTHTGERPFSCQMCGKSFRHKSNLFVHVQTHTAEKQHSCKTCGKCFSLRKNLMKHTKTHSSEKPHCCRTCGKCFAVRHNLKQHMRTHEPEKPYSCKTCGKSFRHKQVLEFHMITHAEKKPYSCSKCGKGFSRKFILVSHSRTHTGDKPVSCKVCGKSFYHKYYLTRHMRYHTEVITQHHPCAECGKTFSRKGTMLRHMKTHTGEKPYSCPECGNNFSRKSNMLVHMRTHTGEKPSLCTTCGKTFRQNSNLLVHMRTHTGEKPHTCSECGQGFSRRYAMLTHLKSHTGEKPFSCRMCGKNIRHKSNLSRHMKTHTAGRYVLE is encoded by the exons ATGTCCGTGTTgtcttcatcttcctcatcctcttcatcag AACCCCGACCGGACCGGTTTCCTCagcaggaaccagaacctttgCGGGTCAAGGAGGAGTGGGTGGAGATCCAGGTCGGTGAGGAGGAGCGGGAGGTTctgaagcaggaagtggagctCCCGGAGGCTGGTGGGTCcgaccagaaccgggtccatCCAGGAGAGCTTCTGAGGACGG AACCCGAACCGCTACCGGGTCATGATGAGCTGGAACCAAAAGACCCAAAACCTCCAGAGattaaagaggaagaggaggagccaGAACAGATGAAGGaccagcaggaggaagaggagcagctggTGCTGAAGCTCCGCCCAG aaCTCCCACATCAACATTCCCGTCAGGATGTAGAGGTTCTACCCGACCAGGACAGAAACTGCAGTCAGGaccaggaggaaccagaacctttaCAGCCCGGCAGAAACAATGGCTCCATTCCACAACCAAAAACTAAGAACAGAGAACCACCAGCATCCTGCTTACAATGTGGGAAAACGTTCACCAGGAAGAGCACCATGCTGGACCACCTGAGAACTCACACCGGGGAGAAGCCACATTCCTGCGGCCACTGTGGGAAGAGTTTCAGTAGAAAGGGAAATCTGTTGGTTCACATGAGAAGTCACACAGGGGAAAAGCCGTGTGTGTGTTCGGTCTGTGGGAAGGGTTTCAGACAGAGGAGCAATCTGATGGTTCACATTAGAACACACACAGGGGAAAAACCATACTGTTGCTCAGAATGTGGGAAGAGTTTTAGACAAAGGGGTTGCTTAGTGTGCCACATGAAAACTCACACAGGAGAACGGCCATTTTCCTGTCAGATGTGTGGGAAAAGTTTCCGGCATAAATCCAACTTGTTTGTTCATGTCCAAACTCACACTGCTGAGAAACAACATTCCTGTAAAAcctgtgggaaatgtttttccCTGCGTAAAAATTTGATGAAACATACGAAAACGCATTCATCTGAGAAACCGCATTGTTGCAGAACAtgtgggaaatgttttgctGTTCGCCACAATCTGAAGCAACACATGAGAACTCATGAGCCTGAGAAGCCGTATTCCTGTAAAACATGTGGGAAAAGCTTCAGGCACAAACAGGTTCTGGAGTTTCACATGATCACGCATGCAGAGAAAAAACCTTACAGCTGCTCCAAGTGTGGGAAAGGTTTCAGCCGGAAGTTCATCCTAGTGAGCCACAGcagaactcacacaggtgatAAGCCCGTTTCTTGTAAAGTGTGTGGAAAGAGTTTCTACCACAAGTATTACTTAACGCGTCACATGAGGTATCACACTGAAGTAATCACTCAGCATCATCCCTGTGCAGAATGTGGGAAAACTTTCAGCCGCAAAGGGACCATGCTGCGACACATGAagactcacacaggtgagaaacccTATTCCTGCCCGGAATGTGGGAATAATTTCAGCAGAAAGTCCAACATGTTagttcacatgagaactcatacagGCGAGAAACCATCTCTGTGTACAACATGTGGGAAGACTTTCAGACAAAACAGTAATCTGTTGGTTCACATGAGAACCCACACTGGTGAGAAACCACATACATGTTCAGAATGTGGGCAGGGTTTTAGTAGAAGGTACGCCATGTTGACCCACCTGAAGTCCCACACAGgggagaagcctttctcttgcaGAATGTGTGGGAAGAATATTCGTCATAAGAGTAACTTGTCACGccacatgaaaacacacaccGCAGGTAGATATGTTCTGGAGTGA
- the LOC116720962 gene encoding zinc finger protein GLI4-like — protein sequence MCSVQPLRDFIRERLTAAAEEIFSEVERTIGRFEEELDAQRRLLAVCLKPQVRLHRIEHLQHHVCKEEVLTGYESTCSLDRAEPEPLRIKEEQMEPNHILIRPDPEEPEPAQLTETLPEPGAPHVGEAAEEPEPFQNLDDQEVLSEPDRPQIIDDLGELEYLDFDEYLDDPESPQIIDDLEEPELLETEHGLEEPEPQNRTRKVEFWTRHDDEGLLLRKEFDTFVPRQRKSKPEEPVPGSDSLAEIQQNYIYGDEVLAEQEQNFSLDLKVPDHPQIKQEQEEVGSGQAGQRPETDIFMVTVNYDESEHSEPEPSSSQQSEDSDEPKPFVCKTCGKRFSNMLLLHDHRDTHQKEKPYSCQLCTRRFARRDSAFRHMITHTGEKPFPCQICGEKFGLNSHLLRHLRRHTGEKPFSCHICHKRFSQSNTLTCHVRTHTGEKPYPCRVCGKGFVRRSAMNIHMRMHTGEKPFTCKVCDKTFSRGTGLSYHMRTHTGEKPYSCKLCGRTFRQSSHLMCHMKNFHLDWTREKRSRSPIEEEV from the exons ATGTGTTCCGTCCAGCCTCTGAGAGACTTCATCCGGGAGAGACTGACCGCCGCGGCCGAGGAGATCTTCTCCGAGGTGGAGCGGACCATCGGCCGCTTCGAGGAGGAGCTGGACGCGCAGCGCAGGCTGCTGGCGGTGTGCCTGAAGCCGCAGGTCCGGCTGCACAGGATCG AACATCTTCAGCACCACGTTTGTAAGGAGGAGGTTCTAACGGGCTACGAGAGTACCTGCAGTCTGGACCGGGCCGAACCAGAACCTCTACGCATCAAAGAGGAGCAAATGGAACCAAACCACATTCTGATCAGACCCGAcccagaagaaccagaacctgcacaGCTCACAGAGACTCTGCCGGAACCAGGAGCTCCACATGTAGGAGAAGCTgcggaggaaccagaacctttcCAGAACCTGGACGATCAGGAGGTTCTGTCAGAACCAGACCGGCCACAGATCATAGACGACCTGGGAGAGTTAGAATACCTGGACTTTGACGAGTACCTGGACGACCCGGAAAGTCCGCAGATCATAGATGACCTGGAAGAACCAGAACTTCTAGAAACAGAACACGGCCTGGAAGAACCAGAACcgcagaacagaaccaggaaagTGGAGTTCTGGACCCGACACGATGATGAGGGTCTGCTGCTGAGGAAGGAGTTTGATACCTTTGTGCCTCGACAGAGAAAATCCAAACCTGAAGAACCGGTACCAGGTTCTGACAGCCTAGCAG AAATCCAACAGAACTACATCTATGGGGACGAGGTTCTGGCTGAGCAGGAACAGAACTTCAGTCTGGACCTGAAGGTACCGGACCATCCTCAGAtcaaacaggaacaggaagaagTTGGATCCGGTCAGGCCGGCCAGAGACCGGAGACCGACATCTTCATGGTGACGGTGAACTACGACGAGAGTGAGCACAGCGAACCGGAACCCAGCAGCTCCCAGCAGTCCGAAGACTCCGACGAACCCAAACCGTTCGTCTGCAAGACGTGTGGCAAGAGGTTCTCCAACATGTTGCTGCTCCACGACCACCGGGACACCCACCAGAAGGAGAAACCCTACTCCTGCCAGCTGTGTACGCGGCGGTTCGCCCGGCGGGACTCCGCCTTCCGCCACATGATCACCCACACGGGGGAGAAACCCTTTCCCTGTCAGATCTGTGGGGAGAAGTTTGGCCTCAACAGCCACCTGCTTCGCCACCTGAGGAGGCACACGGGCGAGAAGCCCTTCTCCTGCCACATCTGCCACAAGCGCTTCAGCCAGAGCAACACCCTGACCTGCCACGTCAGGACCCACACGGGCGAGAAGCCGTACCCCTGCAGGGTGTGTGGAAAGGGCTTCGTGAGGCGCAGCGCCATGAACATCCACATGAGGATGCACACCGGAGAGAAACCCTTCACCTGCAAGGTGTGTGACAAAACCTTCAGTCGGGGGACGGGGCTGAGCTACCACATGAGGACCCACACCGGAGAGAAGCCGTACTCCTGCAAGCTGTGTGGAAGAACGTTCCGGCAGTCCAGCCACCTCATGTGTCACATGAAGAACTTTCACCTGGACTGGACCCGAGAGAAGAGGTCTCGATCTCCGATAGAGGAGGAGGTCTAG
- the LOC116721015 gene encoding basic proline-rich protein-like, translating into MKTVPPGPIPSHRVPSRPTGSHPVPPGRPVPPGRPVPPGRPVPPGPIPSYTGSSRPTGSHPVPPGPIPSYTGSRPTPGRPTGPVPPGPVPPGPIPSYTGSCPTPGRPTGPVPPGPIPSYTGSCPTPGRPTGPVPPGPIPSYTGSSHRSRPTGSRPTGSHPVLHRILSYTGSSHRSRPTGSHPVLHRVVPPVPSHRVPSHRVPSRPTPDPVLHRVVPPVPSHRVPSRPTPGRPTGPVPPGPVPPGPIPSYTGSCPTPGRPTGPVPPGPIPSYTGSSHRSRPTGSHPVLHRVVPPVPSHRIQFTPSVLLLLLSLDGGS; encoded by the coding sequence ATGAAAACAGTCCCACCGGGTCCCATCCCGTCCCACCGGGTCCCATCCCGTCCCACCGGGTCCCATCCCGTCCCACCGGGTCGTCCCGTCCCACCGGGTCGTCCTGTCCCACCGGGTCGTCCTGTCCCACCGGGTCCCATCCCATCCTACACCGGGTCATCCCGTCCCACCGGGTCCCATCCCGTCCCACCGGGTCCCATCCCGTCCTACACCGGATCCCGTCCTACACCGGGTCGTCCCACCGGTCCCGTCCCACCGGGTCCCGTCCCACCGGGTCCCATCCCGTCCTACACCGGATCCTGTCCTACACCGGGTCGTCCCACCGGTCCCGTCCCACCGGGTCCCATCCCGTCCTACACCGGATCCTGTCCTACACCGGGTCGTCCCACCGGTCCCGTCCCACCGGGTCCCATCCCGTCCTACACCGGGTCGTCCCACCGGTCCCGTCCCACCGGGTCCCGTCCCACCGGGTCCCATCCCGTCCTACACCGGATCCTGTCCTACACCGGGTCGTCCCACCGGTCCCGTCCCACCGGGTCCCATCCCGTCCTACACCGGGTCGTCCCACCGGTCCCGTCCCACCGGGTCCCGTCCCACCGGGTCCCATCCCGTCCTACACCGGATCCTGTCCTACACCGGGTCGTCCCACCGGTCCCGTCCCACCGGGTCCCATCCCGTCCTACACCGGGTCGTCCCACCGGTCCCGTCCCACCGGGTCCCGTCCCACCGGGTCCCATCCCGTCCTACACCGGATCCTGTCCTACACCGGGTCGTCCCACCGGTCCCGTCCCACCGGGTCCCATCCCGTCCTACACCGGGTCGTCCCACCGGTCCCGTCCCACCGGGTCCCATCCCGTCCTACACCGGGTCGTCCCACCGGTCCCGTCCCACCGGATCCAGTTTACTCCGTCTGTCCTGTTGCTGCTTCTCAGCCTGGATGGAGGGTCATAA